Below is a window of Malania oleifera isolate guangnan ecotype guangnan chromosome 1, ASM2987363v1, whole genome shotgun sequence DNA.
taaattactaATAATTGCTCTAATTATCTTATCACAACAGAATAAAGGGTAATTTTTTCATTTAGCGAgggtaaaattcatttttttacaTATGCATAATGATTGACTAACGATCAATTAGCGAAAAGTTTATTTTATCAATATATTAAAATCTCAAGAGAGTTTTAGTAATTTCGAAGAACTCGGGGAGTaatatgttatattgaaaaaattCAAAGGACATTGGTGAactttatcttattttattttatttcaaattaaataagaataatcTATCCAAATTAATATACACTGGAAATAATAGATATTTTATATTTGtggttatttttatttgtttttggcttttcACTTCCAaacgaaaatataaataaaaaaagaagaaaaaatatgcCAATACGCATATGGGAGAGTGTGACGTGAAACTAACAACAGAAGTGAATTAATGCATCTCACTGATTGACGTCCATTTAGATATGAAGTATTTAATGCACACAAAAAATAAAGTCTTTACTTTCGTACACCCTCTTTAGAATTTGCTTCCTCCATTGGACCCCTTCCCATATACTCTTCACAATCCCTCATTGCCAGATTTATTGTGAAACAAGAGGAAAGAAAAAGGAGCTATAACCTCCCATTCATAATCAATGTCTTAAAAGGCGAAAGAAAGCATAGGACTAGACATTTTAACTCTTAAAGAGGtaaggcgtaagccttaaggcattgaaAATACAGTGGAGAAGGAGTAACACGCTTAAACATTGGTCATAATTAATCTCACATCAACTATATATGTGTAAGGTAATGCTTGAGAGTACATGTTTCAAGTAGtcttagatttaaatttatgtgaatttgcattaaaaatcaaatataactttatattgaattttgtcGAACTCCACACAAATCCAGATCGAAAAAAGTTCTAAACAGAAGATGAGAATATTTTAACCATAAAACGTTGAAGTAGATTTCAATCTATGGAGGGGTATTTTACGAGGAAAAATGGCAAAGTTTAATAAAATAAAGTGAATAATACtttcataaaatcataaaacGAATAACGCTTTAGTAAATTCATTTCTCAAATGCGAGAAAAATATTAGGTATACGAGTATGATTTTACCATATGCATATATTTTGACtgaattatgaattataattagtTTATGTACAAATGATGAAACTATATTAGtcttaatatacatatatatatatatatatatatatatacatacttggTATATTCAGTAATTTGTGAATGCCAAAGGCTGGATAAGGATACTttaatcataaaaaaataaaatagatttcAATCGTAGAGAAGCATTTTGTGAGAGAAAATTATAAGGTCTAATTAAAAAATACGAATAATAGTTTAACAAAGTTGATTCCAAACCATTACATGAATCACAAGCACTAAATGTGTGGTAGACTTTTCTGAAAACTAACAACTTATTACTAGAGaaatacaattttaaaaaaaaaaatacaaagacaAATGTAACAATTATGTTAGAAAAGTATTTTTCTAACTTTTCTCACGTAGAGAAACTGAAATGAGGTAGTGGCCGATGATCGATCTGATTTGACTGATGACACCGGGAAAGTTAATTATACACGATTTAATTTGCTAGCTACATATATTTAGCAACGGAAATTAATTTATCCATTTTTCATCAATTTCGTTGCAGTCTCTCCTAACTGCTTCAGAAAATCGGCGAATCCGAGGGCGAGCAATtcactaagttaagaatactatTCCAGTAATTCTTGTTATCTTCGAAGTCGCCACCGCCGTTAGTGTCGCCATTATCGGAGTCTCCGCCGCCACTGGAGGACCCAGGCTCCGCCGATTTATTCAGCAAAAGGCTCGTAAACCCCTCCACGAAGTTCTCATGATCCGAAACATGCCCGTTGCTGCTCCTCTTCAAAGACTCCGGCGTCCAAGGCCCTTCCACGGCGTCCGCCGGCATTACCATGTCGGAGAGGACGGAAGCATAATCCGGCAAATGACCCGGAGCTCCAAACCCCTTCCACTCCTGCTCCCCCTCCTCCTTAACACCTTCGGCCTCCGACGACGCCGAGTTGCCGACGAAGTCGATGAAGGCACCGTCCGTTCCCTTGCCACCGACGTCCGTCATGGGCACGAGGGGCGGCGGGAGAGGGGCGTTCTCGGAGTAGCTGAGCGTGGAGGTGGGAGACTCGAGGTCGCCGCCGTGCTTGGACCAGCCGCCTTGCCACGCATTGAGCCCGTCGAGGCTGCGAGTCGGCAGCGCGTGGGAGGGAGAGGGCTCGTGGTTGTAAGGGATGGTGTAAGAGCGAAGCTTGGACTGGCGGACGAGGCGAGCTTCGGCCTCGAGGCGAGCGCTCTCCCATTGGGCGATGTGGCTAAGGTTCGCGGCGGACTTGGAGTGGCCGTCGGCGGAGGAAGAGGAGGACAGGAGGGCTTCGTTCTTGGGCTTGTGAGTGACGGGGTCGATCCCCATTTTCGCCAACCTCTTCTTCAAGTGAGTGTTCCAATAGTTCTTGATCTCGTTGTCTGTTCTTTTGGGCAAGTGCGTTGCTATGGCCGACCACCTGCCACAAAGATCcaagagcatatatatatatatataatcaaatctATTATTACCAATCatttttaatttcagcatcatTAATCCATCAACAAAATACTTCATCCATTTACGTTAGAACTTGTCTTGAAGTTCATGCTGAAGGATATATTATAGAAGTTAGAAGgcagattttatttttattttttcttgaatttCATTAACTAGGATTTTCAGACTGTTCTTCGATCCATAAATTTTATGTGTATAGAAAATATTCCAGGACCCGTCCTCAGATGAATAATTGATGGACAGAAGAGTTAATTAGCTGGGGTTTCATAAACTGTGAGTAATAATTAATGGAAAATGGGAGCAGAAATAACTCTACCACGACAGCAGGTGTGATCATGTGGGTTGGAATGATGAAATTTTTCTGGTAGAGGATGAGATGAGTGCAGCGACGGCTAGTTGATGATATCAGAGCAACTGGAAGAACCAGAGAACTTATTGCGCGCAGTAGGGGATCTAGTTAGGAAGACTATATATATGATTAATGAAGTAGCATATATATCACAATAGCTCACTGATTTCCACTCACAAAAGTCTATAcaacacgcacgcacacacagatatatatatatatatatatatatatattaagttcaTGGATCTGCAGAAATTAAGAAGATGGAATTAACATAGATAGTTAAAGTAGGAGGTGGAGGAAGCAATTAACCTGTTGCCCAAAAGAGCATGGAGCTGAATGATGGTTTGTTCTTCCTGTAAACTGAACTTCCCTCTCTTAATATCAGGTCTGAGATAGTTAGTCCATCTCAGTCTGCAACTCTTCCCGCACCTCTGAAGTCCTGcgtataaatacatatatatatatatatatatatataatcaatcaTACAGATCGATCGATGATGATGgaatgagtatatatataggGAATAtaatggatggatggatggagGTATAGGGCGTAGGTAGGAAGGTACCAGCTTTGGAGGGCAAGGCGCGCCAGCTGCCATGGCCATGCTTATCGATATAAGCGAGCAGCTTCTGATCTTCCTCGGGCGTCCAAGGCCCTTTCTTCAATCCAACCTTGTCACAGCAAGGAGACCTTCCCATTTCCCCCACCCGCCCACTACAACTCAACCAGCTTCTCGAATCCCAACCTATGTACGTATTACCCACACTCACTGTGGGTGCTTTTGCTTTCCCTGCCCTtttataacacacacacacacaaccaacCCCCCTGTAGCTCTCTGCTACTTAGTCCCTCCGTTGagtgtttatgtgtgtgtgtgtgtgtgtgtgtgtgtgagagagagagagagagagtaaatgaAGACATAGGACAGAAGAAAGGTCAGCGAGTTGTATGGGATAAAGAATTAAATTTTGATCTGAAGGATGCCTATCTATCTCAGACTCACAGCATTTTTGACAAAACTGCCCTTTTAATTTCAACGGCTAATCATCACTTCACTGGCCTCGATCGATCACTAGCTACCCCTTGTAGCTTATTGGATCCATTAATCTGCAGTCACTATTAAATGACTATGCATATTTAGGCCTTCCGCCGcgccgcgggggggggggggggggggggggggggggggggggtgtggtggGGTTGAAGAAGGTTATTTAACCAGCGCATGTTTGGatataagaaaatattatttaacaGACTTTACCGACCATTCATTTCAAGAGGTGAAATCTACTATCCATCTTTTCATAGCTTTTTTATTTCcgtggtttttatttttattttattgcaattatagtgcctaacatttttttttttaaatgctcgGATAATCCGCTATGATAATGGTTTATCCTCTATTTTTATTTACTTAAGTATCATGACACTATTTCTAATGATAAATCAAAGGTCCCGAAACTCAATATAATgttatatttgtatgtattttattttgatttaagtcctaaaaatatatatatggactTACCACTATATTTTAGCATCCAACTAATTCAATATATAAGATGGGTTAGCATGATGCCGATTGAAGATGAGATTGTTATTAATAAATCATAGAATTAGAAATGATGAGGTTGTGAtacaaaaataccaaaaaaaaaaaaagaagtttttgTCCGTTGTAATGATAAAATCTGTGCCGTGAAAATTATGATAAGAAAACTAGAATAAATACTAAttttatataatgaataaaaGAATGGGTACAATCATTATATATTTTACAGTGAAGTTTTAATATTCACTAATTCAATTTCCTTAAAAGTGGATCCACTGATTTTGAAGTCTCGAGAAATATGTTCCCAAAGACAATACTAGATCTACAAATGGATCAAtttgatgatttgaaaatattggaTTTGCTTGATTTTGGATTAATTTGACCAAATCTATTGATTTGACAAAGTGGGTGAAAAATCTTTCAAATGATCAATTTGACAACTATGAACGgtgatttgtttaattttttatctatttGATGAGATCTGTCAATTTTAGAGCTCAAAATTGTTTCTGAACAAGTTGATATTGGATTTTCCAGACAATTAATTTAATGATCTGCAaaatatgagtttattttattttttaatctttgaCCAAATTTACTAATTTAAGGGTCTGACGAGGGATTCTTTTTCGAAGAATAAATTTGACAATCTATAAAAAatgaatttgtttaattttttatctattttatgAGATATGCTAAATTGAGGGCTCGAGATTGATGTTGAATGAGTTGATCTTGGATCTTTAGGATGATCAATTTCACAATCTATTGAAGTTGAGTTCGCTTGATCTTGGATCAATTTAATAAAATCTATTGAGAGTTATGCGAACAACATGACATTAGGAGACATTTTATAGTACGCAATAcgccacaacaaaatggtgtggcggaaaggatgaaccaaaccaTAATTGAAAGAGCTCGATGTCTCAGGTTGAATACAGGGCTCCTAAGGAACTTCTGGGTAGAGGCAGTAAATATGATGTGCTTCCTGATTAATAGATCACCAAGGGAAGTACTAGATAAGAAAGTTGTAAAGGAGGTGTGAATAAGCATCGAGGTAGACTACTCCGAGTAGAAAGAATTTGGATGTTCAGCCTATGTGCACATTCCTAGTAAGGAGAGGTCAAAGCTTGAGGCAAAGTCTAGACGGTGCATCTTCTTGGGGTATCAGAAAGGGGTGAaaaggttcaagttgtgggatccaaagTCAAACTaagtggtgattagtagagacgTGGTTTTCTATAAGAAAGTCATGTTGCAGCATACTCGAGAAGAAGAGGAAAAACAATTGCTAGAAAACTATAGCAATAATGAGCACacgatgcaggtggagttagagactcaaggtACAAATGACATTGTTCAGAGTGTAGTGATTTCTAACTTGAGAGACCAACAGCATCGCAGTATAGTCATAGATAGACctagatgcactatcaggccaccgcctaagtatggatttgatgatctagtatcttatgcacttatcactagtagtgagaatcctactacctttcaagatGCAGTGCACAGTTAGGAAAAAATTATATGGATGggcgctatggtggaggagatggagtcctTGCATAAAAACCAGacatgggagttggtggagcttcccaAGGGGAAAAGGgcgataggatgcaaatgggtgtataggaagaaagaagcggtttcagaaaaaaaaaaatgagagaagttcaaggctcgATTAGTAGCAAAGGGATACCCACAAAggaaaggaattgaatatgatgaaatcttctcccctatggtcaaacacacttccatcagggtagtgttgggattggtggcgcattacgacatgcatttggagcagatggacgtaaaaacaacatttttccaTGGTaatttggaggagctgatttacatggcaCAGTCAGAAGGGTTTAGCCAACCTGGAAGGAGCGCTTGGTTTGTAAACTGAAGAAATCACTTTATAAGCTAAAGCGGTCTCCGAGGCagtggtataaacgatttgactctattgaccttataggttatatcctattttgatcatgacaaatactttggtatttaatatttgtcAAGTCTGTGTGTAGGATCAATTGACAGTATCATATAGTGCACATAGcttcaaagaaaatgaagacctaacatatttatttgttataacttatatttcattcaatttgggtctataaCATTAATTATCTactggtctataataattaatgcatgtcatgcattgtAGGGACTATAAGTTCAAAACCATAGATGGACcatagggatcacccttcggtcgaccttcgccgaatttttgggacaaattaaaaagctcaaagaccttagtcTAACAATAGGTTCcaatatattgcatgaaaaaacCCTCATATATCTTAGATGTAATATCCATATGAGTAGGGGTAACTTCAAAAGAAGGTTAGAAATCAAATGCACAAATTTcacatgttcagtcgaccgaacctaaacaCACTGAgaaccttcgatcgaccgaacctccccatAGTCAAAAaagttgaccacttggtcgaccgacctcaaAATGAACGTcaacgccctggtcgatcgaacttataATAGAAAagtgacctggtcgaccgaacaccaaagtttagtcaaccgaacttaatccagtcaaccaaacctcataGGTTCTGAAATCGCATTAAGCTTAGTCAaccatcttctcagttcaaattcatccTAGTCAACCAAATTGAgtaccccgatcgaccgaaccttaaaaatggtcgactgaccctctcgggttgctcggaTTTTACTGAGATTAAACAAGgtcatttttaattaaactcacttaattcTTTTCCAAAAAAcctagcgtgtccccaacggctataattcttattaactctataaatacatcctCATTTGCAAAGTTAACACATGATTAGGGAGTTGATTAGCCAAAATTTCTTCTGAaatttcctaagccctatttCTTTATACAAACCCCATAGACTTACATActaccattcctttgagaaatcaagTTTTGTGAGTGTTTATATATTGTTCTATTTTGGTAGGATACTCTCATTTTATTCATTGTTGTTGATTTTCATATTAAGAGTAGAGCAAAGGttttttcccccaattttatttaataaatctttgtgtgggaaaaatcttatagttaagtgagtctttgcattgttattgcaagactcattgggccagtattttttttttgtacaaaaatatttttacaagcttatatttgaatatctctttgtgctgtgatattgagaaaataatttttgaaatattctaaatttctcttggtacaaatctttgaaaccctaaactgtgattaagattcatctttacatagtttcaaggATTAGCTTTTTGACACACTCTTatgcttgatttgagataatcattatattgagtgttaaTTGCACGCATATaatactgagcttatagttcgtACATCATTGGTGTGCGTTGATTATTACATGTATATATCGGTACATAATCTTCTTATGATAGAAACAATTTGAATTGTACataaatttgtatttcattgttgtattccaggcgtggcctgagggggcgttgatctaacccgtaagggtcggtagggccttctccgccccgcaaggagagtgtgtaaaggttgaggtcagccctggtaatttgacctagttgtaatcggcgtcgctccacctgttaagtgagcaattagtggaatcctcgaacttgcgatttaaggcggggacataggtagtattggccaaacaccgataacatttcttgtgtgcactttaaatttctgcaaatttatattcctgcatatacatgttattgtgtgaatgttacgcatgatttagatttccgcacattatatttatctgcgcatttggaattgcatagacagaccctaggctATGTATATACTACTGCTAGATAGTTTAACCtatgagataaatttttaaaataccaattcaccccccttttggaaatacactaattccaacaaactCCTACATGATTCGGATTGGttacaagaggtgtgagtatgattgctacgTCTATGTGAAGATTCTTGAGGACGATTCACTAGTATTTCTATTGCTTTATGTTGACGACATGCTGGTCGCCGCAAGGAATATTACTGAGGTAAATTAGTTGAAAACTCTGTTGAGTAaaaaatttgacatgaaagacttgggtgccACTAAGAAGAtttttgggatggagattcacaggGACAAAATTGAACGGGAGATTGTGGttgaggtttagcatggttaatgctAAACAGATGAGTACACCACTAGCGAATCATTTTAGGTTGTCTATCACCGAGTACCCAAAGATGAATGATGTCATTCGTGACATGTCAGAGGTCCCTTATGCCAGTGCGATGGGGTATCTAATATATGCTATGATATATACAAAACCGGACCTAGCACAAATTGTGAGTGTGGTGAGAAAGTTCTTTTCGAATCCGAGTCGACAATATtaggatgcagtcaagtggattcttagATACTTAAGGGGTACAACAGGCTATGGCATTATGTTTAGCAAACAATAGGGTGATCCTTTAGTAGTAGGTtatgtggatgcagactatgcaggggacttggatgacaagaggtctaccacagggtacaTGTTCACCtttgtgggagggcctattttTGGAGGTACATGGTGCAGTCACTtgttgctttatctactactgaatCGAAGTACATGGCAATggttgaggctgccaaggaagcgttATGGCTTCCAAGATTGGGCAAGAAGCTGGGTAtctagtaaggtggagttcagctaCATTGTCATAATTAGAGTGCTATCTatttggcaaagaatcaagtgtatcatgcgaggacTAAACACATAGATGTGCAGTTTCACAAGATCAAGGAACTGGTTGTTTTTGGTGAACtactgcttgagaaagttcacacgtctgagAATGCAGCAAATATGTTGACAAAGCCTATTACAacggataagttcaagcattgcttggacttttTTTTCTGCTAAAAGAGGGCaacacctccaattatttattaataaaccctcacttttggcggaggaataccgtgagttaaaaccaaccaaccaaattaggacaaacaaaattaaacataactaacaaaggagataaaaacataaaaacaaccaaaaacaaaacgaaatacaccaaatgaaactctagagatgaactaacgacgaatggaaacaagaccccacctatccatccgaaggatacctttcagataacttggtagaagatgttgttttgtatagattacattgtttcccatttctccttctttagcaagaaaatcagtcgcactattgccttccctatactgatgcatcaccatgacattcattccttctaactctgccacgagctcctcccaaaattttcaaagataccacaaagtacatctacctttccgaagccaatcaactacaattcacgagtcattttcaataatcacattaacataatgcaaaaaTTTACACAAaagaattccttccctgattgcttttaattcacACTATTATTCGTATCATTGTCAAAATAACTTGATAAAGCCGCTTTTACCATGCTATGACAATcctgaataattcctccacctcctgaagtacccggattgcccctacaactcccatcacaattaagttttatccaccctactggaggttttgcccatgaaataatttttccaggcctatTGCAAACTacttgatgcttaatttgaaactcattcaaaatattaatgtccgacttcttcaatttttgaaaagaaatggtggCCTCAATAATAAAACTAACCCataatcgaacacttctccacatctgatctgcactttgataaactccttccattctcgctttacatcttcgattctagaggcaccacgtaatcaaacatagaatcaacccaattaaaatacctttaatagacgatttttttgcatagtggaaccaatttgccattttatttttctaaggaagagatcgttggaaaggaatccccaatgccGCACTAGCCTGacaccaaacctctgaagccacctctcctaaagaaagaatatgatcaatgttttcctggctTCTCTAAATGCAACAATCACAAGCCATCAatattcctttggtctgaattctatcatcgacagtcaagcatctaaaccaggctctccataaacacattgagattcttctgggcaataaagaatgtcaaaaccagtcattccacaaaaaattatcacttctactcctcactgcctcccaagccgtttttgtagaaaaattaccatccggggcaggcttccagacaaaaatgtcctgcccacttttacccacCGGCACCTattgcaaaatttcccttgttttatcagcaccaactaattcccgtactaaatcagagttccaattattatttagtcagcaatccttaatacacagtttcttattcaaaatatcctcagtgctcacagataacgggcctgatgaccgccacctgtcgaaccaataagaagagttcccacctctcaccaaattttaatattatccataacttctggaatggtggccataattgatttccaaaaccgagagtcatttggtctcccctttattattaataaatgatcatttctgtaatatttaactctgaaaaaatctgcccacagattgttagaagtgagcaatttgaaggcaaatttcataagAAGAGATTtctaaacttccttaagatctctcaggtcCAGACCCctttcc
It encodes the following:
- the LOC131164183 gene encoding transcription factor MYB16; amino-acid sequence: MGRSPCCDKVGLKKGPWTPEEDQKLLAYIDKHGHGSWRALPSKAGLQRCGKSCRLRWTNYLRPDIKRGKFSLQEEQTIIQLHALLGNRWSAIATHLPKRTDNEIKNYWNTHLKKRLAKMGIDPVTHKPKNEALLSSSSSADGHSKSAANLSHIAQWESARLEAEARLVRQSKLRSYTIPYNHEPSPSHALPTRSLDGLNAWQGGWSKHGGDLESPTSTLSYSENAPLPPPLVPMTDVGGKGTDGAFIDFVGNSASSEAEGVKEEGEQEWKGFGAPGHLPDYASVLSDMVMPADAVEGPWTPESLKRSSNGHVSDHENFVEGFTSLLLNKSAEPGSSSGGGDSDNGDTNGGGDFEDNKNYWNSILNLVNCSPSDSPIF